The Flavobacterium sp. 140616W15 sequence TTTTGTGCTGGTTGTCAGTTGTATTAGGCGTCCAATTAGGATCGTAATCTTCTAGCCAGCCATAAGGTCCAAAATCTATTGTTAAGCCGTGAATTGACATATTATCGGTATTCATTACGCCATGCACAAATCCTACACGTTGCCAATCGAGAATCATTTTACGGGTTTTATCAGCGACAGCTTTAAAAAATTGGATGTAGGTTTTTTTATCATCCTCTTCTTTTATTTCAGGATAATAATATTTAATCGTATAATCAGTAAGTAATTTAAGGTTTTTAAGCTCATTACGTGCCGTAAGCATTTCATAACTTCCAAAACGAATAAATGATGGAGCTACACGGCATACAATTGCTCCTTTTTCATAAGCGGGATTACCATCATAAAGCATATCACGTAATACTTCGTCACCAGATAATAGTAAAGCAAGAGAACGAGTGGTAGGAGCTCCTAAATAAAACATGGCTTCGCTACATAGATGTTCACGAATAGAGGAACGCAATACAGCTAAACCATCAGCAGTTCTAGAATAAGGTGTTTTTCCGGCTCCTTTAAGCTGTAAAGTATAAAACTGGTCATTGTGTTCGATCTCAGTTAAATTAATAGCTCTCCCGTCTCCTAATTGCCCTGCCCAATTTCCAAATTGATGTCCAGCGTAACACATAGCGTATGGATGCGTGGTCGGTAATACTTCTTTTCCAGAAAAAACATTCAAAAACGATTCTGATTGAACATCTTCAGGTGAAAGTCCAATTAATTCAGCTACTGCTTCAGAAGCGTGGATTAATTTTGGCTCAGAAGGAATTCTTGGATTAACATAAGAGAAACAAGTATTTAAGACTTGCCTTGTTTCATTGGTGCTTAGTGGGTCTTCAGGAAGTTCGGCTGTAAACCGATTATGTATATTTAATTTTTTCATTTTATTCAATTTCAATAACAGTAATTCGTGCTTGCTTATGCGAGTTTATCAGCATACATTTTTCTTAATTTTTGCACTTTAGGGTCAATTACCATTCGGCAATAACCAGCTTCCTGATTGTTGTTGTAATAATTTTGATGATCTTCTTCAGCTTCGTAAAATACTTCAAAAGGTTTTAATTCAGTAACAATTGGATCAGTATAAAAAGGTTTTACTGTTTCAAATACTTGTTCTGCGATTGCTTTTTGCTCATCATCATGATATAAAATAATAGAGCGATATTGTGTCCCTTTGTCAGCTCCTTGCTGATTTAACGTCGTAGGGTCATGGCTTGTCATAAAAATAGCTATTAAGTCATGGTAAGAAATGATTTCAGGATCAAAAGTTACTTGAACCACCTCGGCATGTCCTGTTCTTCCAGTACAAATCTCACGATAAGCAGGGTTTTTTATATGTCCATCGGCATAGCCAGATTTTATTGATACAATTCCTTTTAAGCGCTGAATTACTGCTTCAATACACCAGAAACAGCCTCCTCCAAAAGTTGCTATAGATAAGTTTTTCATGTATATAATTTTAAAATAATTATTGTTGTTTATCGATTGAGAGTAGAAAAAAATTAATGATTTCTCCTCAAATTTAATCCTAATATGTGTCTTTTACTAAAAAGATAACTGCTAAAGAGGTATTTAATTATAAATAAAAGAAATTGTACTATAGTTTTAACTTCACTGTTAACAAATTCGCAATTATGTAAAAAATATATACCTTTGGCATCAAATCAGCTAATAATGAATATCAAAAACAATACCACGGCTTTAGAAGCTTATTTCCAAGATTTTCGAAAAAATATTATTGGAATCGATCAGGAATTTACCTCTCCTTATGGTAAAAAGCAGATAATTTATACCGACTGGACTGCTAGCGGACGTTTGTATAGACCAATTGAAGAGAAAATTATAAATCAATTTGGACCTTTTGTCGCAAATACGCACACAGAAACTACTGTGTCAGGTACTGCCATGACAAAAGCGTACCATCATGCCAGAAATATTATTAAGCGTCATGTAAATGCCAATCAAGATGATATTTTAATTACAGATGGAACCGGAATGACTGGTGTTGTAAATAAATTCCAACGTATTTTGGGATTAAAAATCCCTGAAAACCTAAAAGATTTCACGACAATCCCTGCAGATAAAAAACCAGTTGTTTTTATATCGCATATGGAACACCACTCAAATCAAACAAGTTGGTTGGAAACTATTGCTGATGTTGAAATTATTCCTGCTTGCGAAAAAGGACTTTTTAGCCTTGAAAGATTAGAAATTTTATTAGATAAATATAAAGACAGAGCTTATAAAATAGCTTCCATTACTTCTTGTTCAAATGTTACAGGAATAAAAACCCCTTACTATGAGGCTGCAAAATTAATGCACCAGCATAATGGAGTTTGTTTTGTTGATTTTGCTTGTTCAGGACCTTATGTGCAAATAAATATGCACCCAGAAGATCCAGAGGCTTATTTGGATGCTATTTTCTTCTCTCCTCATAAATTTTTAGGAGGCCCAGGAACTTCAGGGGTTTTAATTTTTAATAAAAAACTATACAAGAATATGATTCCAGATTGCCCTGGAGGAGGAACTGTAAGTTGGACGAATCCTTGGGGTGAGCATAAATATATAGATAATATTGAAGATCGTGAAGACGGAGGAACTCCAGGATTTTTACAAGTTATAAAAACGGCTTTAGCAATCGAGTTAAAAGAGCAAATGGGAGTAGAGAACATGTTGCAACGCGAACATGAAATCGTTGATTTTGTTTTTAATGAATTGAATGACATTCCGAATATTAAAATCTTAGCGTCCCAACATCAGGAACGTTTAGGAGTAGTTTCGTTTTTTATCGAAGATTTACATTTTAATCTAGGTGTAAAAATATTAAACGATAGATTTGGAATTCAAACTAGAGGAGGTTGTAGTTGCGCAGGAACATACGGGCACTTTTTATTGCATGTTGACCAAGAAACATCTAGTAAACTAATTGATCAAATTACTATTGGAGATTTAATACGCAAACCAGGGTGGATAAGAATGTCAATACACCCAACAACAACTAGCGACGAGATTGCTTTTGTATGTAATAGTATTAAACAGCTAGCTCAAAACCATAAAGAATGGGCTCAGGATTATGAGTATAATAAGGATACAAACGAATTTATTCATGAAAATGTAAATTCATTCGAAGACGAATTGGTCGCAGGTTGGTTTGCATCATAAAACAAAAAATAGCTTCAATTGAAGCTATTTTTTTTGATTTTTTTTACCATTGAGGGATTAAGAAAAATTAAGCTTTTGTTACTTTATATAGCTTAATATCTTACTTAATGGTTTAATGATTTTTTTAAATTTATGATCCATCAATAATTAGCTTTACGTGTCTAACAATCGACGGTGATAATTTATTTGCCCTAAATGATAGGTTAGGTGAGTGGTGAGGTGCGTTAAAATAAACCCTATAGAATCTTTGTCTTCAAAAACAATAATTGGAAATTCATGTTCCAATTCTTCTTCAGGTAAATTACTTAAAGTGGCATCAACTACTACAATCATTTCTTCAATTTTAGTAATTAATTCGGCTCTTGGTATATTTTTTAATGAGAATTCTAATTCTCGATGTCTTACGTAGCCAGAATTACCCAATGTGGCGCCTATATAAGTGTTTAAATTACCAATTAAGTGTAAACACAGGTTTCCTGCTGAATTTAAAATTTGTTCGTCTATAGTCCAAATTTTAGCTTCATTTTTATAGGATTCAATTTCGAGTTTTAATTTATTAAGATCACGATTAAAAAGAGTTCTTAATGTTTCGCAATGTGCCATTATGATTTAGACTGATATTTCTGAAGTGATAACAAAGCCTGTTGTTGTATTTTTTTCTGAAAAAAACCTGTCCATCCTAATAGATAACCAGTAATACCGAATGCTTGCTTAGACCATTTCCAAACATCAAAAGTATCCGTGTGTTTGATGATTAGACTGTCTTGGAATTGGAATTCAGCAAAAACATGATTTACAACATTTCTATTTGTTTTACTGAAATTGTAAGTCGCAATCCAATAGGCGGAACCTACAAAGTCATCAGCTTTTACTTCAGAGAATTCTATTTTTATATTTCCTTTGCTTTTTTTAAGAAGCATTTCCCACATTTTATAAACTTGATCTTCTTTTAATAAGCCAAAAGCGGGATCACGAAATTGTACTTTTGAATGGTAACATTCGCTCATTTTGACCGCGTCAGCATTGGTGAAAGCAGTATAAAATTTAGCAATAGTGGCTTCATTTGCATTCATCTTGGTTGTGAATTAGAATATAAAAGTACAGAATTAATGATTTTATACTAATAAAAAAATTACAAAACGGTAATTTCTTCTGCAGTATTGAAGCTATTTTTAGATTTATCAAATTTGGTTGCGTAATATGACTTTTTATTAACTGCTGTAAAATTTCCAATTTGACTGCTAAATTTATTTGTAGTTCCTGATATGTTGAATCTAATAGATTGTATATCGGTTTTCTTTAATTTGTTCATTTCAATAGCAGAAAGATTAAAGTAATTTGCTGTTTTGTTTTCAGCAGTTTCTGTATTCTTTTTATCTATACAAACAATAATAGTGTTGTCTACTAGGTAAATGTATGTAGTGCCAGTAATTTGTAATTTAGGATCTGTTGTTGCTACACTAATTTTTAAAAGTCCTCCAGTTTCCGTTTTTGCAATTTGAATATTGGCTTCTCCAGATAAAGCATAGTTTTCACATATAAAATTCCAAGTGGGTGTAGCTGGATAGGTTTTCCCTTTAAAACTAAGTGACTCTTGAGCATTAACCAAAATGGATAAGAAAAAAAGGGCAAAATCAGTAGCATTTTATAATTCATAAGGTTTTATTTTTCAATTACTTTTGACTCGAATGTTTCGTCCCAGTCTAATGATTTTATAGCTGAAATTAGATTATCTTCATTTACATACACACGAAGTTCTTTATTGGCTACTTTTTTTTCATATAAAGCTCTGTATCTGTAGATGGTTTCGTGTTTGGTTTTGTAAACACCATCTAGTTTAAGGTCTTTAAAGGCTCCGTACCATTGTCGGAATTTCTGACATGTTTTTGTTAGTCGCTCTTCTGTAGTATTAGCCATAACGGATGGTGTAACTTCAGTTTCGTTAAAAGGCTTGAATTTGGAAGTATTACAAGTCAATAAAACTCGTTTTCCTAAATCGTAGGCCTTTTTTTGTTGGCTGTTATTTACTTCTGTAGCTAAAACTTTTGATATTTTTAAATCTTCTGTTTTGTTTCCGCCTGTTTTTGATTTGCAACCAATCAACAGAAGCAAACTTAAAATAAATAGTACTTTCTTCATTGTTCTTTATGTTATTTTTAATACTAAATTGGGATTTGGGCAGTTGTTAGTGTAATAATCTAAATCTATTTTACTGCAAACACCTGGATAATCACCAAAATTGTCTCCTATATTTTTTATAATCTGAAAATGCAAGTGTGGTGCATAATCACCATTTATATTTGATTTACCTAAAGTGCCCAAAATTTGTTCTTTTTGAAAAACAGCTCCAACTTTAAGGTTAACTATACTTTCTAACGATAAATGACCATATAAAGTATAGAAAATATGATTTTCAATAGTATGTTTTAGGATAATTGTAGGGCCATAATCACCCAAACTAGTATTGTTTTTAAAGCTATGAACAGTTCCGTCAAACGCTGCCAACACAGGAGTTTCAGCTTTAATCCATAAATCTAAACCGATATGAATGTTACGCTCAGCAGTTGTTGAATTATTGAAATTTTCACTTCGTTTGTAAATATTTCGTTCTTCCAGATAGCCACCAAAAGCGACTTTCGCTTTGGTTTGAGTTAATAAATGTTCAATGTAAAATTCAAATTCATGGGCCGTTTTAGTTTTGTTCTTCGCTAATTCCTGATTAGAGATTGATAGATCTAAAAGCATATATTGAGAATATTCAATTGTTGCGTCGATTACTTTTGTTGGAGGTAAGCTTTTTAAAACAGTTTCTAAAGCAGGCATATGTGTTGTTTTTTTTAATATAAATCAAGCTAGGCTAATTTTTCGATAATAATTAATTCATTGTGTTCTTCAATACGGGGCAGCATTTTAACAATATGCTGATTGTTTATTTCCGAAATATATTTTTTATTTCTGATATTGTGAGTTTCGTTTAAAATCATAGTATTAAAAAGTACAAACCCATTTTTTTTTAAAAGATCAGAAACTCTATTACTAAAGAAGCTTTCAAATAAAAAGTTAGGCATTGTGGTGTCTTCAAAAACATCGATTATTATAAGGTCGTATTTTTTATTTGTTTTTAAAACAAACTCAAATGCATCATCAATAATAATTTCGAGTTGCTTAATTTTATTTAAATTGAAATATTTATTAGCGATTTCAAGAATATCGGGATCAATTTCGACTCCAGTTATTTTGCCTTCGTATTTTATTTCATCAACCAGAGTTTTGATAACACTTCCTCCAGCTACTCCCAGAAGTAAGATTTCTTTCATTGAGAGAATTTTATCAAAGCCAATATTTTTTAAACCGTACCTCAAGATGCGTTGTAAACTTCCGTAAGAGTAATTGGTATTTTCAGAATCTAAAACTAATTCGCCGTTTGCCCATGTAACTTCGATGGCTTTGCTACGAGCAGATTTTTTTTCAAATATTTTTATAGGAACAAGGTAACTGAATATTTTCTTAATCATTGGTATGCGTTTTTACCAAATTTAAGATTTAAATTATTTATTTTGCAGGTTAAAATAAAATTAATGAAGAAACAATTATATAAATTCATCTTTTTTAAATTAATGGGATGGAAAATTGTAGGGATTGAAAATGCTGAAGTGAAAAAATGCGTGTTGATGGTAATGCCTCATACAAGTAATCATGATTTTTATTTAGGAATTTTCACTCGAGGTATTTCTGGATTAGAAATGAATTGGGTAGGAAAGAAAGAATTATTTAAATTTCCTTTTGGATATTATTTCAGAAGTGTAGGAGGAGAACCGCTAGATAGATCAGGAGGTTTGAATAAAGTAGATTCGATCGCTGCTATTTTTGATAGAAAAGAAACCTTTCGTTTAGCAGTTGCTCCAGAGGGAACTCGTAAAAAAGTTTCAGAAATTAGAACGGGGTTTTATTATATCGCTTTAAAAGCAAATGTGCCAATTGTCCCAGTAGCTTTTGATTGGGGTAAAAAAGAAGTTAATCTAGGTAAGCCGTTTTATCCAACAGGAAATTATGATATTGACATAGAAATTTTAAAACAACACTATAAAGGAGTCGTGGGGAAAATTCCAGCTAATGGATTTCAGTTATAGAATCTTTTAATAATTCTCAGAATTGTGCAAACGAAAAAGCTTAAAATTTTCAAAAGCACACAAAATATAAATTTAAGGTATGTACGCTTTAAATGTTCCGTTTTTATAAAAGAACACAATTTTCTCTATTTCTCCAGAAGAGGTATTGGAAATTGTGTTTTTTATTTCTGGAGCATTTTCTTCAATTATTTTTTTCTCATTTTTCTCATTCGTTTTTTCGATCTCTAAAAATAAATCTTCAGGGATGAAATTGCTATTTGAGAAAATAGGAGCAATGGGTTGTTCGATTTCTTGTGGAATTGGATTTGTTGTAACTTCTTCATTTTCGTTTTTAGGGAAAGATCCTTTTCCGTTTAAAACCCAATACAAATCTATATCGGGAAAAACCTCAATAATTTTTAATATAAAATCTAAGCTAGGTTTGTTTCTGCCCGAAAGGAGGTGGGACATACTAGAGCGTTGTACTCCAATTTTATCCGCAAATGAAGAGGCGCTTAAGCCATAATATTCTAATATGATTTCCAATCTTTTTATAAAATCCTCGATGTTTACCATTGTAAATTGTTTTTTAAATTAAGACGGTTTACAAATGTAATTAAAATAGGGTAAAATACCAATTATACAATTGTAAATAGTGTAATTCGCCGTATTTGGTTAATACTTAAGCTTTAATTAATGTTGTATAAGTGCTTAGTAATTATTTGTTTGGATGTGTTTTTGTAAGGGAGTAACAAATGTCACTAAAAAGAAGATTGAGCAATGCTATTTGGAAGAAATAAGCGTTTACAAATGTAGATTATTAAAAAAACTTACTGTTTACAATTGTAAAAATAAAGATGTTTACTTTTGTAAACCAAACAATACAACATGAATTTAGAAGAATTATTTAGCTTACATAAAGAACAAACTATAGAAGGAAGGTATCTTACCTTAGATGCAATAACTCCTTTATTAGAGAAATTAAATACGAATAATCAGGTTGAGATTATTGGTAAATCTGTTTTGGGAGAACCTATATATAGTTACAAAATTGGAACAGGTGAAACTCGAATTTACCTTTGGTCTCAAATGCATGGAAATGAAAGTACAACTACAAAAGCTTTGTTTGACTTTATTAACGTGCTGAATAGTGGTTCTGATTTTGCGAATAAATTACTTGAAACGTTTACTTTTTATAGTATCCCTATACTAAATCCTGATGGAGCGAAGTTATATACTCGTGAAAACGCTAATAAAGTTGATTTAAATCGTGATTCGCAGCAGTTAACGCAACCAGAAAGTAAAGTGTTAAGAGCGACTTTTGAAGAGTTTAAGCCTCATTATTGTTATAATTTACATGATCAACGTACAATTTTTGGAGCTGGCGATACAGGGAAGCCAGCAACAGTATCATTTTTGGCTCCAGCATATAATGAAGAGCGAGAGATAAATGAGTCGCGTACGAAGGCGATAGATCTGATTGTAGCTATGAATGATGTTTTGCAAGATTATATTCCAGGACAAGTAGGGCGTTTTGATGATTCTTTTAATATTAATTGTATAGGGGATACGTTTCAGTATTTAGGAGTGCCTACAGTTTTGTTTGAGGCGGGGCATTTTCCTAATGATTATGAAAGAGAAATCACAAGAAAATATATCTTTTTTGCTCTGATCTCAGGGTTTAAAGCATTAAGCGAAAACGATATAGTTATCAATGGAATTAATAAATATTTGAATATTTCACAAAATAAAGTCGTTTTTTATGATTTTATGTATAAAAACATCAAAATAAATTATGATGGTATTGAAATAATCACGAATTTTGCTGCACAATACAAAGAGGAATTGATTGAAAATAAAATTTGTTTCACTGCTTATGTTACTGAAGTTGGTGAATTAGAGAATTATTATGGTCATTTTGAATACGATGCCAAAGGAGCAGAATATACAGATGATTTTGATAATTTTCCGAAAACAAGCCAGAAAGCAGATTTTTATTTAAATAAAAACATAAAATTTGTTAATGGACTGATAAAAGGATAGGTTTTTTGTCGTTTTGTTATTTTTTATATATATTTTTATACTTTGTAATAGTAATTAGTAATATTAATTAAAGAACTATGAGTAAATTTCGTTTGGATGAAGTAGATCACCAGATATTAGACATGTTGATAGACAACACAAGAGTACCGTTTACTGACATTGCAAAAAAACTATTGATATCTGCAGGAACAGTGCATGTGAGAGTGAAAAAAATGGAAGATGCCGGAATAATAATGGGGTCTTCATTAGCATTGGATTATGATAAATTAGGATATTCATTTATAGCTTATGTAGGTGTTTTTCTTAATAATACGTCTCAAACAAAATTTGTTTTAGAGCGTATTAATCAGATTCCTTTTGTAACTGTTGCTTCTGTAACTACAGGTAAATTTAATATTTTCTGTAAAATTAGAGCAAAAGATACTAAACATGCGAAAGAAGTTATCTTTATGATTGATGATATCGAAGGAGTATATAGAACAGAAACTATGATTTCATTAGAAGAAAGTATTAATGATAAAAAGCGATTGATGCATACTATTTTTAAAAATATGTAATTGATCTTGAATGCTATATTGAATATAACCTCAAGTTTTTCTTGGGGTTTTTTTATGAAAAATTAACTATTAACAACCAACCAACTATAACACATTATGTATACGCTTCCCAAAATAGAACGTTTTAACCAAGACGTTCTTTCTAAATACCATATTTATAATAGTGTTTTTATTACTTTGCCATTCGACTCTATTGATAATACTGGGGTTTTACTTCCTTTATTTACCGAAGTTTGCGAAACAGGCTTTAAAAAACAAGAAACACCTAAAGAGATTGTAAATTTTTTCTCAGGAAAGTATTTAAATGATGCTTCAGAGACAGATAAAATCGATTTGATGTTTCGATTTATTCAATATATCGAGCGCCAAATTGTATTATTTGATGCTATAGAGGATGCAGCGTTTCCAACTGTAAATAACATGGAAGGAAGAGGCTCGCTTCGTGATATCAAAGAAAAAACGGATGCTAAAGAGATGGAAGATGAACTAATTGAGTTTTTAGAAAGCTTTAATGTTCGTACTGTTTTAACGGCACATCCTACACAGTTTTATCCAGGTCCTGTATTGGGAATTATTAATGATTTGACAGAAGCTATTCGTTCAAATGATTTGCTTAAAATCAAGAAATTGCTAGCTCAGCTAGGAAAAACTCCATTTATACAAAATGAAAAACCTAATCCTTATGATGAAGCAGTTAGCTTGATTTGGTACTTGGAGAACGTATTCTACGAAACTTCTGGTGAAATAGTGCATTACCTTCAAAAAAACATTTTTCACGGCAAATCGATTCAGAATCCTTTGGTGAAACTTGGGTTCTGGCCAGGTGGAGATCGTGATGGGAATCCGTTTGTAACAACAGCTATTACATTAAAAGTAGCAGAACGTTTAAGAACTTCAATTCTTAAATGTTACTATGTTGAGATGCGAAACTTAAAAAGAAAATTGACATTTGCAGGAGTGGATACATTGGTATCTGACCTTGAATATAAATTATATCGTTCCGTTTTTTATTCTAAAGGAGAGATTTATATCACTCTAGACGAGTTTAAAACACAATTAAATACGATTAAAGAGATTATTGTTGAGAAGCACCAGTCCTTGTATTTAGATGAATTAGAAGCGTTGCTTATCAAAATAAATCTATTTGGGTTTTATTTTGCAACGTTGGATATTCGTCAGAATAGTAAAATACATGATGCTGTTTTTAAAGATGTTGTGACGTATTATCTAAAGTCAGATCCTTTAGTATTTCCTGCTAATTATTATGATTTACCTGAGAATGAAAAAATAGCAGTACTTTCAAAAGTAAAAGGAAATCTGGATCCAAATGTTTTTGAAAACGAAATTACTAAGTCAACAATTGAGTCTATACAAGCTATTAAAATTATTCAGGAGAATAATGGGGAGTATGGAGCAAATCGTTACATAATCAGTAATAACGAAAGTGCATTGAATGTAATGGAGACTTTTGCTTTAATCAGGCTAAACAACTGGGATAGTCCAACTGTTGATATTATTCCGCTATTTGAATCTGTTGATGATTTGCAAAAAGCTCATGAAATT is a genomic window containing:
- a CDS encoding YdiU family protein, which encodes MKKLNIHNRFTAELPEDPLSTNETRQVLNTCFSYVNPRIPSEPKLIHASEAVAELIGLSPEDVQSESFLNVFSGKEVLPTTHPYAMCYAGHQFGNWAGQLGDGRAINLTEIEHNDQFYTLQLKGAGKTPYSRTADGLAVLRSSIREHLCSEAMFYLGAPTTRSLALLLSGDEVLRDMLYDGNPAYEKGAIVCRVAPSFIRFGSYEMLTARNELKNLKLLTDYTIKYYYPEIKEEDDKKTYIQFFKAVADKTRKMILDWQRVGFVHGVMNTDNMSIHGLTIDFGPYGWLEDYDPNWTPNTTDNQHKRYRFGNQANVAKWNLFQLANALYPLINEAEGLESILESFSDLYDEEYKEMMLSKLGISTSKETDNKIISDLETNLQLSETDMTIFFRNLNKIKKEESAEQAFASIQDAFYKPEEIKGAILNTWLQWFSDYLKRLSTEKISDNERVAIINKVNPKYVLRNYMAQLSIDEADKGNYSLVDELHQLLKKPYDEQPEFEKWFAKRPDWARDKVGCSMLSCSS
- the msrA gene encoding peptide-methionine (S)-S-oxide reductase MsrA, translated to MKNLSIATFGGGCFWCIEAVIQRLKGIVSIKSGYADGHIKNPAYREICTGRTGHAEVVQVTFDPEIISYHDLIAIFMTSHDPTTLNQQGADKGTQYRSIILYHDDEQKAIAEQVFETVKPFYTDPIVTELKPFEVFYEAEEDHQNYYNNNQEAGYCRMVIDPKVQKLRKMYADKLA
- a CDS encoding aminotransferase class V-fold PLP-dependent enzyme, coding for MNIKNNTTALEAYFQDFRKNIIGIDQEFTSPYGKKQIIYTDWTASGRLYRPIEEKIINQFGPFVANTHTETTVSGTAMTKAYHHARNIIKRHVNANQDDILITDGTGMTGVVNKFQRILGLKIPENLKDFTTIPADKKPVVFISHMEHHSNQTSWLETIADVEIIPACEKGLFSLERLEILLDKYKDRAYKIASITSCSNVTGIKTPYYEAAKLMHQHNGVCFVDFACSGPYVQINMHPEDPEAYLDAIFFSPHKFLGGPGTSGVLIFNKKLYKNMIPDCPGGGTVSWTNPWGEHKYIDNIEDREDGGTPGFLQVIKTALAIELKEQMGVENMLQREHEIVDFVFNELNDIPNIKILASQHQERLGVVSFFIEDLHFNLGVKILNDRFGIQTRGGCSCAGTYGHFLLHVDQETSSKLIDQITIGDLIRKPGWIRMSIHPTTTSDEIAFVCNSIKQLAQNHKEWAQDYEYNKDTNEFIHENVNSFEDELVAGWFAS
- a CDS encoding DinB family protein; translated protein: MAHCETLRTLFNRDLNKLKLEIESYKNEAKIWTIDEQILNSAGNLCLHLIGNLNTYIGATLGNSGYVRHRELEFSLKNIPRAELITKIEEMIVVVDATLSNLPEEELEHEFPIIVFEDKDSIGFILTHLTTHLTYHLGQINYHRRLLDT
- a CDS encoding nuclear transport factor 2 family protein translates to MNANEATIAKFYTAFTNADAVKMSECYHSKVQFRDPAFGLLKEDQVYKMWEMLLKKSKGNIKIEFSEVKADDFVGSAYWIATYNFSKTNRNVVNHVFAEFQFQDSLIIKHTDTFDVWKWSKQAFGITGYLLGWTGFFQKKIQQQALLSLQKYQSKS
- a CDS encoding peptidoglycan DD-metalloendopeptidase family protein, giving the protein MPALETVLKSLPPTKVIDATIEYSQYMLLDLSISNQELAKNKTKTAHEFEFYIEHLLTQTKAKVAFGGYLEERNIYKRSENFNNSTTAERNIHIGLDLWIKAETPVLAAFDGTVHSFKNNTSLGDYGPTIILKHTIENHIFYTLYGHLSLESIVNLKVGAVFQKEQILGTLGKSNINGDYAPHLHFQIIKNIGDNFGDYPGVCSKIDLDYYTNNCPNPNLVLKIT
- a CDS encoding spermidine synthase, whose translation is MIKKIFSYLVPIKIFEKKSARSKAIEVTWANGELVLDSENTNYSYGSLQRILRYGLKNIGFDKILSMKEILLLGVAGGSVIKTLVDEIKYEGKITGVEIDPDILEIANKYFNLNKIKQLEIIIDDAFEFVLKTNKKYDLIIIDVFEDTTMPNFLFESFFSNRVSDLLKKNGFVLFNTMILNETHNIRNKKYISEINNQHIVKMLPRIEEHNELIIIEKLA
- a CDS encoding 1-acyl-sn-glycerol-3-phosphate acyltransferase; protein product: MKKQLYKFIFFKLMGWKIVGIENAEVKKCVLMVMPHTSNHDFYLGIFTRGISGLEMNWVGKKELFKFPFGYYFRSVGGEPLDRSGGLNKVDSIAAIFDRKETFRLAVAPEGTRKKVSEIRTGFYYIALKANVPIVPVAFDWGKKEVNLGKPFYPTGNYDIDIEILKQHYKGVVGKIPANGFQL
- a CDS encoding helix-turn-helix transcriptional regulator; this translates as MVNIEDFIKRLEIILEYYGLSASSFADKIGVQRSSMSHLLSGRNKPSLDFILKIIEVFPDIDLYWVLNGKGSFPKNENEEVTTNPIPQEIEQPIAPIFSNSNFIPEDLFLEIEKTNEKNEKKIIEENAPEIKNTISNTSSGEIEKIVFFYKNGTFKAYIP
- a CDS encoding M14 metallopeptidase family protein, whose translation is MNLEELFSLHKEQTIEGRYLTLDAITPLLEKLNTNNQVEIIGKSVLGEPIYSYKIGTGETRIYLWSQMHGNESTTTKALFDFINVLNSGSDFANKLLETFTFYSIPILNPDGAKLYTRENANKVDLNRDSQQLTQPESKVLRATFEEFKPHYCYNLHDQRTIFGAGDTGKPATVSFLAPAYNEEREINESRTKAIDLIVAMNDVLQDYIPGQVGRFDDSFNINCIGDTFQYLGVPTVLFEAGHFPNDYEREITRKYIFFALISGFKALSENDIVINGINKYLNISQNKVVFYDFMYKNIKINYDGIEIITNFAAQYKEELIENKICFTAYVTEVGELENYYGHFEYDAKGAEYTDDFDNFPKTSQKADFYLNKNIKFVNGLIKG
- a CDS encoding Lrp/AsnC family transcriptional regulator yields the protein MSKFRLDEVDHQILDMLIDNTRVPFTDIAKKLLISAGTVHVRVKKMEDAGIIMGSSLALDYDKLGYSFIAYVGVFLNNTSQTKFVLERINQIPFVTVASVTTGKFNIFCKIRAKDTKHAKEVIFMIDDIEGVYRTETMISLEESINDKKRLMHTIFKNM
- a CDS encoding phosphoenolpyruvate carboxylase translates to MYTLPKIERFNQDVLSKYHIYNSVFITLPFDSIDNTGVLLPLFTEVCETGFKKQETPKEIVNFFSGKYLNDASETDKIDLMFRFIQYIERQIVLFDAIEDAAFPTVNNMEGRGSLRDIKEKTDAKEMEDELIEFLESFNVRTVLTAHPTQFYPGPVLGIINDLTEAIRSNDLLKIKKLLAQLGKTPFIQNEKPNPYDEAVSLIWYLENVFYETSGEIVHYLQKNIFHGKSIQNPLVKLGFWPGGDRDGNPFVTTAITLKVAERLRTSILKCYYVEMRNLKRKLTFAGVDTLVSDLEYKLYRSVFYSKGEIYITLDEFKTQLNTIKEIIVEKHQSLYLDELEALLIKINLFGFYFATLDIRQNSKIHDAVFKDVVTYYLKSDPLVFPANYYDLPENEKIAVLSKVKGNLDPNVFENEITKSTIESIQAIKIIQENNGEYGANRYIISNNESALNVMETFALIRLNNWDSPTVDIIPLFESVDDLQKAHEIMEQLYTNPEYAKHLIERGNKQTIMLGFSDGTKDGGYLMANWSIYRAKEALTEISRKYGINAIFFDGRGGPPARGGGKTHKFYASLGPKIENNEIQITVQGQTISSNFGTLDSCRYNLENLLSAGVTNQVFSKGKNELTVEEKDVLDQLAELGYQEYLSFKNHPKFIPYLEKMSTLKYYSKTNIGSRPSKRSKSEKLDFADLRAIPFVGSWSQLKQNVPGFFGVGSALRHFEETNQWEKVQDLYDNSLFFKTLLENSMMSLAKSFLPLTAYMRKDPEFGEFWQIIYDEFSETKRLLLKIAGHKELMENYPDGKASIQIRERIVLPLLTIQQYALLRINELNKQDQVDDELIKVYEKIVTRSLFGNTNASRNSA